The Sinomonas sp. P10A9 genome includes a window with the following:
- the uidA gene encoding beta-glucuronidase, with product MLKPQNGPTRELVSLDGLFAFKVDSDNAGLREGWQNARLDTALEMAVPASYNDVFADKAIRDHVGWVWYEREVRVPRGWVGERVWLRFESATHGAKAFVDGVLVAEHQGGYTPFEADITEHVSPGGAFRLTVAVNNELTQATIPPGNITETDDGRRQQQYMHDFYNYAGIHRSISLYSTPAVYVEDVVVTTGFEGDPGAAGTGTIATGTVDYAVVVAGETAGLLPVRVRVLNASGAEVAAADGISGTVAIPDVELWQPGKGYLYSLVVEVVDLDGQVVDSYAQTFGVRTVEVRGTEFLINGEPFYFTGFGMHEDHVTIGKGHSHAQMVNDFSLLEWVGANSFRTSHYPYSEEVMDYADRHGIVVIDETPAVGLNADFAGFFSTGAKKTYGPEFVSDETAAAHRQVIAELVARDKNHPSVVIWSIANEPQSSEQGAREYFEPLARLTRELDPTRPIGFVNVMFDGPDKDIITDLFDVIMLNRYYGWYLNTGDLASAEKALEAELLAWTEKHGKPMIMTEYGADTMPGLHSLYEQPWSEEYQSAFLDMYHRVFDRVPAMVGEHVWNFADFATSNGIMRVDGNKKGAFTRDRRPKAAAHALRRRWAPLNNKKPQAR from the coding sequence ATGCTCAAGCCCCAGAATGGACCCACCCGCGAACTGGTGAGCCTGGACGGCTTGTTCGCCTTCAAGGTGGATTCGGACAACGCGGGTCTCCGCGAGGGCTGGCAGAACGCACGGCTCGACACGGCACTCGAGATGGCCGTGCCCGCGAGCTACAACGATGTGTTCGCCGACAAGGCGATCCGCGACCACGTCGGCTGGGTCTGGTACGAGCGTGAGGTCCGCGTGCCCCGAGGCTGGGTCGGAGAGCGCGTCTGGCTGCGCTTCGAGTCCGCGACGCATGGCGCGAAAGCCTTCGTGGACGGCGTCCTCGTCGCCGAGCATCAGGGCGGCTACACCCCGTTCGAGGCGGACATCACCGAGCATGTGAGCCCGGGCGGCGCGTTCCGCCTCACCGTCGCGGTGAACAACGAGCTCACGCAGGCCACCATCCCACCGGGCAACATCACCGAGACTGACGACGGCCGCCGGCAGCAGCAGTACATGCACGACTTCTACAATTACGCGGGCATCCACCGCAGCATCTCGCTTTACAGCACGCCGGCGGTCTACGTCGAAGACGTCGTCGTGACGACCGGCTTCGAAGGCGACCCCGGCGCAGCCGGGACCGGCACCATCGCGACAGGCACCGTCGACTACGCGGTTGTCGTCGCCGGTGAGACCGCAGGGCTCCTGCCGGTCCGCGTGCGGGTCCTCAACGCCTCGGGTGCCGAGGTGGCCGCCGCGGACGGGATCTCCGGCACGGTGGCGATCCCCGACGTCGAGCTCTGGCAGCCCGGCAAGGGCTACCTGTACAGCCTCGTGGTCGAGGTCGTCGACCTGGACGGTCAGGTCGTGGACTCCTACGCCCAGACGTTCGGCGTCCGGACCGTCGAGGTGCGCGGCACGGAGTTCCTCATCAACGGCGAGCCGTTCTACTTCACGGGCTTCGGGATGCACGAGGACCACGTCACGATCGGCAAGGGCCACAGCCACGCGCAGATGGTGAACGATTTCTCCCTCCTGGAGTGGGTCGGCGCGAACTCCTTCCGCACCTCCCACTACCCGTACTCCGAGGAGGTCATGGACTACGCGGACCGCCACGGCATCGTCGTCATCGACGAGACCCCTGCAGTGGGCCTCAACGCGGACTTCGCAGGGTTCTTCAGCACAGGAGCGAAGAAGACGTATGGCCCGGAGTTCGTCAGCGACGAGACCGCGGCCGCGCACCGGCAGGTCATCGCGGAGCTCGTCGCGCGGGACAAGAACCACCCGTCCGTGGTCATCTGGTCCATCGCCAACGAGCCCCAGTCTTCCGAGCAGGGCGCCCGCGAGTACTTCGAGCCCCTCGCCAGGCTCACCCGCGAGCTCGACCCGACGCGCCCGATCGGCTTCGTGAACGTCATGTTCGACGGACCGGACAAGGACATCATCACGGACCTGTTCGACGTGATCATGCTCAACCGCTACTACGGCTGGTACCTGAACACCGGCGACCTCGCGTCGGCGGAGAAGGCCCTCGAGGCCGAGCTTCTCGCATGGACCGAGAAGCACGGCAAGCCCATGATCATGACCGAGTACGGGGCCGACACGATGCCGGGCCTGCACTCCCTCTACGAGCAGCCCTGGAGCGAGGAGTACCAGTCCGCGTTCCTGGACATGTACCACCGCGTCTTCGACCGCGTGCCGGCCATGGTCGGCGAGCACGTGTGGAACTTCGCGGACTTCGCCACGTCCAACGGCATCATGCGTGTGGACGGCAACAAGAAGGGCGCCTTCACGCGCGATCGCCGCCCGAAGGCCGCCGCTCACGCCCTGCGCCGTCGCTGGGCGCCGCTGAACAACAAGAAGCCGCAGGCCCGCTGA
- the uidB gene encoding glucuronide transporter, translated as MTSSPSAPAARTDHPGSDKLRLRSIIGYGAGDAANNLAFTTTSMFLLVYYTDVAGIPAAAAGTLFLVVRLFDAFSDLFAGRMVDRTNTKRWGKFRPFILFGSVPLLILTFLNFHIPQIGEGGKLAYAYIVYAALGLAYSLVNIPYGSMASAMTQKPKERAKLASARTVGALLVSSALGIFVAPLLKAGTDLQPIFTAVTLVFMVLGVVLYLFTFFTTREKVARDVPKVSFKQSMQTLKGNKPLLMLCLSSLLFLSGYLSLSTVQVYYFRDALHNLGLVPILSIVQLVITLALSAWVPVLVARFGKRTVYMAFIVVGVVGGLLVMFTPTTLVWLAFLGFVIAVGGIAGVSIVVWALEADTVEYGEWKTGVRSEGIIYSLFSFTRKTGQAVGGALAGYALAWGGYDGHAAAQTAQAVTGIQIAAGLIPAILGAGAGVIMFFYELTDARHAKIVAEIRERHLQAGAGLGADAETVAKLSKPEGA; from the coding sequence ATGACGTCTTCACCGTCGGCACCGGCCGCGCGCACCGATCATCCCGGGTCGGACAAGCTCCGCCTCCGGAGCATCATCGGCTACGGGGCGGGTGACGCCGCCAACAACCTCGCGTTCACCACCACGTCGATGTTCCTGCTTGTCTACTACACCGACGTGGCAGGCATCCCCGCCGCGGCGGCGGGCACGCTGTTCCTCGTGGTGCGCCTCTTCGACGCGTTCTCCGACCTGTTCGCTGGACGCATGGTGGACAGGACCAACACGAAGCGCTGGGGCAAGTTCCGCCCGTTCATCCTGTTCGGGTCCGTTCCGCTGCTCATTCTCACCTTCCTCAACTTCCACATCCCCCAGATCGGCGAGGGCGGGAAGCTCGCCTACGCGTACATCGTGTACGCGGCGCTGGGCCTGGCCTACTCGCTCGTGAACATCCCCTACGGCTCGATGGCCTCGGCGATGACGCAGAAGCCCAAGGAACGCGCAAAGCTCGCCTCGGCGAGAACCGTTGGCGCGCTCCTCGTCTCCTCCGCTCTCGGCATCTTCGTCGCGCCGCTGCTCAAGGCCGGAACCGACCTCCAGCCCATCTTCACCGCGGTGACGCTCGTCTTCATGGTGCTCGGCGTCGTGCTGTACCTGTTCACGTTCTTCACGACCCGTGAGAAGGTCGCCCGGGACGTACCCAAGGTGTCGTTCAAGCAGAGCATGCAGACGCTCAAGGGCAACAAGCCGCTGCTCATGCTGTGCCTCTCCTCGCTGCTCTTCCTCTCGGGCTACCTGTCCCTCTCGACCGTGCAGGTGTACTACTTCCGCGACGCTCTGCACAACCTCGGCCTCGTCCCGATCCTCTCGATCGTCCAGCTCGTCATCACCTTGGCGCTGAGCGCATGGGTCCCCGTCCTCGTCGCGAGGTTTGGCAAGCGGACCGTCTACATGGCGTTCATCGTGGTGGGAGTCGTGGGCGGCCTCTTGGTCATGTTCACCCCGACCACGCTCGTGTGGCTCGCGTTCCTCGGCTTCGTCATCGCGGTTGGCGGCATCGCCGGCGTCAGCATCGTGGTGTGGGCCCTCGAGGCGGACACCGTCGAGTACGGCGAGTGGAAGACGGGCGTCCGCTCCGAGGGCATCATCTACTCGCTCTTCTCCTTCACCCGCAAGACCGGTCAGGCGGTGGGGGGCGCCCTCGCCGGCTACGCGCTGGCCTGGGGCGGCTACGACGGCCATGCTGCGGCACAGACGGCCCAGGCCGTGACTGGCATCCAGATCGCCGCGGGCCTCATCCCGGCGATCCTCGGCGCGGGCGCCGGCGTGATCATGTTCTTCTACGAGCTCACGGACGCACGGCACGCCAAGATCGTGGCCGAGATCCGTGAGCGCCACCTCCAGGCCGGTGCTGGCCTCGGCGCCGACGCGGAGACGGTCGCCAAGCTCAGCAAGCCGGAAGGGGCCTAG
- a CDS encoding phosphodiesterase yields the protein MGIIQAEHPRPRHFLVHVSDTHLVGDGLLAGTLDSEERLRRLFSQMHDAGGSPEAIVVTGDLADRGEPAAYARLRSIAEPAAAALGSRLIWAMGNHDSRAALREHLLDEDPSAEPLDRVHWVNGLRIIVLDTTVPGFHHGEVSAAQLDWLAEELTFPAPDGTLLAMHHPPVPCVQELAVLVELRGQAPLADVLRGSDVRAILAGHLHYSTSGTFAGIPVSVASATCYTQDLAGAVDPTSGIRGTRGRDAAQAYNLVHVYADSVLHSVVPAAGGETVGRDVPAAEVARILADAGVTFPADDGARPVRRSEAHPTL from the coding sequence ATGGGCATCATCCAGGCCGAGCATCCTCGGCCGCGCCATTTCCTGGTCCATGTGAGCGATACGCACCTCGTCGGTGACGGACTCCTCGCGGGCACCCTCGATTCCGAGGAGCGGCTGCGGAGGCTCTTCTCCCAGATGCACGACGCCGGCGGCTCGCCCGAGGCGATCGTGGTCACCGGTGACCTCGCGGACCGGGGCGAGCCCGCCGCCTACGCCCGGCTGCGCAGCATCGCGGAGCCGGCGGCCGCGGCTCTCGGCTCGCGCCTCATCTGGGCCATGGGCAACCATGATTCGCGTGCTGCCCTCCGCGAGCACCTGCTCGACGAGGACCCCTCCGCCGAGCCGCTCGACCGGGTCCACTGGGTCAACGGACTTCGGATCATTGTGCTCGACACGACCGTGCCCGGGTTCCACCACGGCGAGGTCTCCGCGGCCCAGCTCGACTGGCTCGCCGAGGAGCTCACGTTCCCCGCCCCCGACGGGACGCTCCTCGCGATGCACCACCCGCCCGTGCCCTGCGTGCAGGAACTCGCGGTGCTCGTGGAGCTGCGGGGGCAGGCGCCCCTCGCTGACGTGCTGCGCGGCTCGGACGTCCGCGCGATCCTCGCCGGGCACCTGCACTACTCGACCTCCGGGACGTTTGCGGGGATTCCTGTGTCTGTCGCCTCTGCGACCTGCTACACGCAGGACCTCGCCGGCGCCGTCGATCCCACCTCCGGGATCCGCGGAACGCGCGGACGCGACGCCGCCCAGGCGTACAACCTCGTGCATGTCTACGCGGATTCGGTGCTGCACTCCGTGGTGCCCGCCGCGGGCGGCGAGACGGTGGGCCGCGACGTCCCCGCTGCGGAGGTCGCGCGGATCCTCGCCGACGCCGGGGTCACGTTCCCCGCGGACGACGGCGCGCGCCCGGTCCGGCGGTCAGAGGCCCACCCCACCCTCTGA
- a CDS encoding stealth family protein, with product MCLEPRTPVLPRPHPARRPVNTSLTPAEVYHATPDAEESVPPVHEVTSAAAGRRLADREDVVRHKKRGYALVNAGQTPHEAMVADLLFVRGALEGAQVPYLLVRGNDARPVIAVDWSFRRQLRHALVAACRDEPFYSLTVDARKDRALLVADGQLAESAQARMFRLYRPRIEPHGGLRYGPETGVQIELWKWEGEILQLPIENSLTRRTIPRSEAVRGTVERFGHTWPTIENMFADHATDIHFEIDIVFSWVDGADPELQRYRASFLPGVVLGEGDDAEARVRQINELKYALRSVHMFAPWIGHIFIATDSKVPDWLDASHERITIVPAADHYKDPSVLPVFNSQAIESQLQHIDGLSEHFLYSNDDMFFGRPLGPDMFFSPGGITKFIEASTRIGLGDNHLDRSGHENAARVNRRLLWERFGRITTRHLEHTAAPLRRSVLLEMEREFPEEFARTAAARFRTWDSISVTNSFYHYYALLTGRAVTKIGAKVQYIDTTVRSGLESLGKLLKKRNQDFFCLNDGSFPEVSAQERQERVTDFLEKYFPIPAPWER from the coding sequence ATGTGCCTTGAACCCCGCACACCCGTCCTGCCCCGCCCGCATCCCGCAAGGAGGCCCGTGAACACGTCCCTCACCCCCGCCGAGGTCTACCACGCCACGCCGGACGCCGAGGAGTCCGTGCCGCCGGTGCACGAGGTCACCTCCGCCGCGGCCGGGCGGCGCCTCGCGGACCGGGAAGACGTGGTCCGGCACAAGAAGCGCGGCTACGCCCTCGTCAACGCCGGCCAGACCCCGCACGAGGCGATGGTCGCCGACCTGCTGTTCGTGAGGGGGGCCCTCGAGGGCGCCCAGGTCCCCTACCTCCTGGTGCGAGGCAACGACGCACGACCCGTGATCGCCGTCGACTGGTCCTTCCGCAGGCAGCTGCGCCATGCGCTCGTGGCGGCGTGCCGTGACGAGCCGTTCTACTCCCTGACCGTGGATGCACGCAAGGACCGAGCCCTGCTCGTTGCGGACGGCCAACTCGCCGAGTCGGCACAGGCGCGCATGTTCCGGCTCTATCGGCCGCGGATCGAGCCGCATGGCGGCCTGCGCTACGGCCCGGAGACCGGTGTCCAGATCGAGCTGTGGAAGTGGGAAGGCGAGATCCTGCAGCTTCCCATCGAGAACTCGCTCACGCGCCGCACCATCCCGCGGTCCGAGGCTGTCCGAGGAACCGTAGAGCGGTTCGGGCACACCTGGCCGACCATCGAGAACATGTTCGCCGACCACGCGACGGACATCCACTTCGAGATCGACATCGTCTTCTCATGGGTGGACGGCGCCGACCCCGAGCTCCAGCGCTACCGCGCGTCGTTCCTGCCGGGCGTGGTGCTCGGCGAGGGCGACGACGCTGAGGCCCGAGTACGCCAGATCAACGAGCTGAAGTACGCGCTGCGCAGCGTGCACATGTTCGCGCCGTGGATTGGACACATCTTCATCGCGACCGACTCGAAGGTCCCCGACTGGCTGGATGCCTCGCACGAGCGGATCACCATCGTGCCGGCCGCGGACCACTACAAGGACCCGTCAGTGCTGCCGGTGTTCAACTCCCAGGCCATCGAGTCTCAGCTGCAGCACATCGATGGCTTGTCCGAGCACTTCCTGTACTCCAACGACGACATGTTCTTCGGCCGGCCGCTCGGCCCGGACATGTTCTTCTCCCCTGGCGGGATCACGAAGTTCATCGAGGCCTCGACGCGGATCGGGCTCGGCGACAACCACCTTGACCGTTCGGGCCACGAGAACGCCGCGCGCGTTAACCGGCGGCTCCTGTGGGAGCGGTTCGGCCGCATCACCACGCGGCACCTCGAGCACACCGCCGCGCCCTTGCGGCGGAGTGTCCTGCTTGAGATGGAGCGGGAGTTCCCCGAGGAGTTCGCCCGCACGGCCGCCGCGCGCTTCCGCACGTGGGACAGCATCTCGGTGACGAACTCCTTCTACCACTACTACGCGCTCCTCACCGGGCGCGCCGTGACGAAGATCGGGGCGAAGGTCCAGTACATCGACACGACCGTGCGCTCCGGACTGGAGTCGCTCGGCAAGCTGCTCAAGAAGCGCAACCAGGACTTCTTCTGCCTCAACGACGGCTCGTTCCCCGAGGTGTCAGCGCAGGAGCGCCAGGAGCGCGTGACCGATTTCCTCGAGAAGTACTTCCCCATCCCGGCTCCTTGGGAGCGCTGA
- the pyrE gene encoding orotate phosphoribosyltransferase, whose translation MTDAPLAASAAAATVDIAAARARLLELIKELAVVHGKVTLSSGKEADYYVDLRRVTLHHEASQLVGQVMLDLIDRAGVQMETAGGLTMGADPVGTAVMHAAREAGRAVDAFVVRKAQKSYGMGRQVEGPGVAGRKVVVLEDTSTTGGSALTAVEGVRNAGGEVTAVAVIVDRATGAEERIEAEAGVPYLFAFGKAELGLD comes from the coding sequence ATGACTGACGCCCCGCTTGCTGCCTCCGCCGCTGCCGCTACCGTCGACATCGCCGCCGCCCGCGCTCGCCTGCTCGAACTGATCAAGGAACTCGCCGTGGTCCACGGGAAGGTGACCCTCTCGAGCGGCAAGGAAGCGGACTACTACGTGGACCTCCGCCGCGTCACCCTCCACCACGAGGCGAGCCAGCTTGTGGGGCAGGTCATGCTGGACCTCATTGACCGGGCTGGCGTGCAGATGGAGACCGCGGGCGGCCTCACGATGGGCGCCGACCCGGTGGGCACCGCCGTCATGCACGCCGCGCGCGAGGCAGGCCGCGCCGTCGATGCGTTCGTGGTGCGCAAGGCGCAGAAGTCCTACGGGATGGGACGGCAGGTGGAGGGGCCGGGCGTCGCGGGCCGCAAGGTCGTGGTGCTCGAGGACACCTCGACCACCGGAGGTTCCGCGCTGACCGCCGTGGAGGGCGTGCGCAACGCGGGCGGCGAGGTGACCGCCGTCGCCGTCATCGTGGACCGCGCCACCGGCGCGGAGGAGCGCATCGAGGCCGAGGCCGGTGTGCCTTACCTGTTCGCGTTCGGGAAGGCCGAGCTAGGCCTCGACTGA
- a CDS encoding thioesterase domain-containing protein: MDPAMLRAARRLKAFSRRAFLGGAVGSALLATDMFVTREVQSRRRQTVVLEMADDAARRRFPDASWVLFPGYKTSWEEGRIILAALHDSLSERGQLAAIGYSNLGLDIDEILDALRVYVRQRRLRTLYFYGHSFGGMVAVEVASRLLAENGPLVEVIVLDSTPASKYDVLDQSWFDSVVFLYDLGIRIPSLVRGGYEFGERVIHKNERTWTQILDQTLEQLSPLAPSSVLIQAESQYIYDWDVTRFVGTLDRAEMAFIGNPGDQTVNYSSARARWARYFPENLVSSDLQTIGAFPAHASPEWSGIVYNNLLGRLLPQLLPLPRKVGGAGGAGR, translated from the coding sequence ATGGACCCGGCCATGCTGCGCGCCGCACGGCGGCTCAAGGCGTTCTCGCGCCGCGCCTTCCTCGGTGGCGCGGTGGGGTCCGCGCTCCTGGCAACGGACATGTTCGTGACCCGCGAGGTGCAGAGCCGTCGCCGCCAGACGGTGGTCCTCGAGATGGCCGACGACGCCGCGAGGCGGCGCTTCCCCGACGCCTCGTGGGTCCTGTTCCCCGGCTACAAGACGAGCTGGGAGGAGGGGCGGATCATCCTCGCCGCCCTGCATGACTCGCTGTCCGAGCGCGGACAGCTCGCGGCGATCGGCTATTCGAACCTCGGGCTCGACATTGACGAGATCCTCGATGCACTGCGCGTCTACGTGCGTCAGAGGCGCCTGCGGACCCTGTATTTCTATGGGCACTCGTTCGGCGGGATGGTGGCCGTTGAGGTGGCATCGCGGCTGCTGGCCGAGAACGGGCCGCTCGTCGAGGTGATCGTGCTGGACTCGACGCCCGCCTCGAAGTACGACGTCCTCGACCAGAGCTGGTTCGACTCCGTGGTGTTCCTGTACGACCTAGGGATCCGCATCCCCTCGCTCGTCCGCGGCGGCTACGAGTTCGGGGAGCGCGTGATCCACAAGAACGAGCGCACCTGGACGCAGATTCTGGACCAGACCCTCGAACAGCTCTCGCCGCTCGCGCCGTCGAGCGTGCTGATCCAGGCGGAGTCCCAGTACATCTACGACTGGGACGTGACCCGCTTCGTCGGCACGCTCGACCGGGCGGAGATGGCGTTCATCGGCAATCCCGGCGACCAGACGGTCAACTACTCCTCCGCCCGCGCCCGGTGGGCACGGTATTTCCCCGAGAACCTGGTCAGCTCGGACCTGCAGACCATCGGCGCGTTCCCCGCCCACGCGAGCCCGGAGTGGAGCGGCATCGTGTACAACAACCTCCTCGGGCGGCTCCTGCCGCAGCTGCTTCCGCTCCCGCGGAAGGTGGGCGGGGCCGGTGGAGCGGGCAGATAG
- a CDS encoding FAD-linked oxidase C-terminal domain-containing protein — MTSVAFRTDLTTRAAYVSDASIYRRVPAAVVEPHTVEDIREALRTAAERGWPVTCRGGGTSVAGNAIGDGLVIDTSRYFNEILQIDPQARTARIRPGVVCDALRDAAAPFGLTYGPDPSTHSRCTVGGMVANNACGSHSVAWGTAAENLVSLKVMLADGREIEIGADSCSDPVLEDRLRQVRDAHLMVLRTELGQFPRQVSGYGLHYLLPENGFDMAKVFAGTEGTCGVITELTVRLVERPQATALAVLGFADVFDAAAAAPLLRRPGVYTVEGMGADLLAALRSRPGRETAGSELPEGGGWLYVELGAGTADEAGDAARSLVDALMREGRILDSVVVTGHDEARALWTIREASAGIVTRLPDGGEAWPGWEDSAVPPEHLADYLRDLYALLGRHGLQGIPFGHFGEGCVHLRIDFGLGTEDGVAGYRSFIEEAAALVARHGGSLSGEHGDGRARSELLPVIYSAEALGAFAEFKAAFDPDNFFNPGVLVDAEPIDQGIRPGPGIRHFDLTPVHAFSRDGGSFVSATNRCVGVGLCRSDVGSMCPSYQVTRDEVHSTRGRARILAEMLRGESVTDGWQSKETLEALDLCLSCKACSSECPVNVDMATYKAEFLYHHYKGRLRPMAHYAMGWLPLTSRVLEAIPGSARLANWILGFRPAEELVKRLAGIEPKRRMIHFAPVTLRKWFAKRAAAIEAEGERPAVVRSTVMLWPDTLTNFNAPDVGQAAVEVLEALGYRVVLPQGQVCCGLTWHSTGQLDMAKKVMSQSLDALEEALSQNLPIVGLEPSCTVMLTHEITELLPDDPRAAQLAGRVVTLAELVAEHDGAWPFGVVDAPAISQVHCHQEAQGTYDPDMAVLRKLGIDTDVIGSGCCGLAGNFGFEPGHFEVSQALGERELFPKVRAKGESTLVLADGFSCRTQVQQGTGVRAQHLAEVLRGALSSEAGGQSVPQGVPVEG; from the coding sequence ATGACCAGCGTCGCCTTCCGCACGGACCTCACCACACGCGCCGCCTACGTCTCCGACGCGTCGATCTACCGACGCGTGCCGGCCGCCGTGGTCGAGCCCCACACCGTGGAGGACATTCGGGAGGCCCTCAGGACTGCCGCAGAGCGGGGGTGGCCTGTCACGTGCCGTGGCGGGGGCACCTCGGTGGCAGGGAACGCGATCGGCGACGGCCTCGTGATCGACACGAGCCGCTACTTCAACGAGATCCTCCAGATCGACCCTCAGGCCCGGACCGCACGCATCCGTCCCGGCGTGGTCTGCGACGCCCTCCGCGACGCAGCGGCACCCTTCGGGCTGACCTACGGCCCCGACCCGTCGACGCACTCCCGCTGCACGGTGGGCGGGATGGTGGCCAACAATGCCTGCGGTTCGCATTCGGTCGCGTGGGGCACAGCGGCCGAGAACCTGGTCTCCCTCAAGGTCATGCTCGCTGACGGCCGCGAGATCGAAATCGGCGCCGACTCCTGCAGCGACCCTGTGCTCGAGGACCGCCTGAGGCAGGTCCGCGACGCCCACCTCATGGTGCTCCGGACCGAGCTCGGGCAGTTCCCGCGGCAGGTTTCCGGGTATGGGCTGCACTATCTGCTCCCCGAGAACGGCTTCGACATGGCCAAGGTCTTCGCGGGGACCGAGGGGACGTGCGGGGTCATCACGGAGCTGACCGTCCGTCTCGTCGAGCGGCCGCAGGCGACAGCGCTCGCGGTGCTCGGATTCGCGGACGTGTTCGACGCCGCTGCCGCCGCGCCACTCCTGCGCCGGCCCGGCGTCTACACGGTCGAGGGGATGGGGGCCGACCTCCTGGCTGCCTTGCGTTCTCGGCCCGGACGGGAGACCGCCGGATCCGAGCTGCCCGAGGGTGGTGGCTGGCTCTACGTCGAGCTCGGCGCCGGGACCGCTGACGAGGCGGGCGACGCGGCCAGGTCCCTCGTCGACGCCCTGATGCGCGAGGGACGCATCCTGGACTCTGTGGTGGTCACCGGGCACGACGAGGCCCGGGCGCTGTGGACCATCCGCGAGGCCAGCGCGGGCATTGTCACGCGGCTCCCGGATGGGGGCGAGGCCTGGCCTGGTTGGGAGGACTCCGCCGTGCCTCCCGAGCACCTCGCGGACTACCTCCGCGACCTCTACGCGCTGCTCGGGAGGCACGGACTCCAGGGAATCCCGTTCGGCCACTTCGGCGAGGGATGCGTCCACCTCCGCATCGACTTCGGCCTCGGCACTGAGGATGGCGTCGCAGGTTACCGTTCCTTCATCGAGGAGGCCGCCGCGCTCGTCGCCCGACACGGCGGGTCCCTATCCGGCGAGCACGGCGACGGCCGCGCCCGCTCCGAGCTCCTCCCGGTGATCTACTCCGCTGAGGCGTTGGGGGCCTTCGCCGAGTTCAAGGCCGCCTTCGACCCCGACAACTTCTTCAACCCGGGGGTCCTGGTCGATGCCGAACCCATCGATCAAGGCATCCGTCCGGGTCCGGGCATCCGCCATTTCGACCTCACACCGGTGCACGCGTTCAGCCGTGACGGCGGCTCCTTCGTCAGCGCCACGAACCGCTGCGTGGGCGTCGGCCTGTGCCGATCCGACGTCGGCTCCATGTGCCCCTCCTACCAGGTCACCCGGGACGAGGTGCACTCGACCCGCGGGCGTGCGCGGATCCTGGCCGAGATGCTCCGCGGCGAGTCCGTGACCGACGGCTGGCAGTCCAAGGAGACGCTCGAGGCCTTGGACCTGTGCCTGTCCTGCAAAGCCTGCTCCTCCGAGTGCCCCGTCAACGTCGACATGGCCACCTACAAGGCCGAGTTCCTCTACCACCATTACAAGGGCAGGCTCCGGCCGATGGCGCACTATGCGATGGGCTGGCTGCCGCTCACGTCGAGGGTGCTCGAGGCGATCCCCGGCTCGGCGCGGCTGGCCAACTGGATCCTGGGCTTCCGCCCCGCCGAGGAGCTCGTCAAGCGCCTCGCGGGCATCGAGCCCAAGCGGCGCATGATCCACTTCGCGCCCGTCACGCTGCGGAAGTGGTTCGCCAAGCGCGCCGCCGCCATTGAGGCAGAAGGCGAGCGGCCCGCCGTCGTGCGTTCCACCGTCATGCTGTGGCCTGACACGTTGACGAACTTCAACGCGCCGGACGTCGGCCAGGCTGCCGTGGAGGTCCTCGAGGCGCTCGGCTACCGGGTCGTCCTGCCTCAGGGACAGGTGTGCTGCGGCCTGACCTGGCACTCGACAGGCCAGCTCGACATGGCCAAGAAGGTCATGAGCCAGTCCCTCGACGCGCTCGAGGAGGCACTCTCGCAGAATCTGCCGATCGTGGGACTCGAGCCCTCGTGCACCGTGATGCTCACCCACGAGATCACGGAGCTCCTCCCGGACGATCCACGGGCGGCCCAGCTTGCGGGCCGAGTGGTCACCCTCGCCGAGCTCGTCGCGGAGCACGACGGCGCGTGGCCCTTCGGCGTCGTCGACGCGCCCGCGATTTCGCAGGTGCACTGCCATCAGGAGGCCCAGGGCACCTATGACCCGGACATGGCCGTGCTCCGGAAGCTCGGGATCGACACCGATGTCATCGGATCGGGCTGCTGCGGACTCGCAGGGAACTTCGGATTCGAGCCGGGCCATTTCGAGGTCTCGCAGGCGCTCGGCGAACGGGAGCTGTTCCCGAAGGTCCGGGCCAAAGGAGAGTCCACGCTGGTTCTCGCCGACGGCTTCTCGTGCCGGACGCAGGTCCAGCAAGGAACGGGCGTCCGGGCCCAGCACCTGGCAGAGGTCCTTCGTGGGGCGCTCAGCTCAGAAGCTGGCGGTCAGAGCGTCCCACAGGGCGTCCCCGTCGAGGGCTAG